The Vibrio gallaecicus genome contains a region encoding:
- a CDS encoding DUF882 domain-containing protein, with product MSQNVFSRRQFLSMAGGSVVIASIVPSTAFASYPDKPRIIAMNNLHTGETLETCYFDGVNYLSDEMARISKLCRDFRRNEIHPMDKGLFDQLSSIQNLLGVNTEVQIISGYRSPATNESLRSKSSGVAKKSYHMQGRALDFRLSGVNLKEVRDAAKSLQAGGVGYYAKSDFIHIDTGPVRSW from the coding sequence ATGTCTCAAAATGTTTTCTCTCGCCGCCAATTTTTATCTATGGCTGGCGGTAGTGTTGTAATAGCTTCTATTGTTCCTTCTACTGCTTTTGCTTCTTACCCAGATAAGCCAAGAATCATTGCAATGAATAATTTGCATACTGGCGAAACGCTAGAAACTTGCTATTTCGATGGTGTAAATTATTTAAGCGATGAAATGGCTCGTATCAGTAAGCTGTGCCGTGATTTCCGTAGAAATGAGATTCATCCAATGGATAAAGGTCTGTTTGACCAATTATCCAGTATCCAGAATCTACTTGGTGTGAATACTGAGGTTCAAATCATTTCTGGTTACCGTTCGCCTGCTACGAATGAAAGCCTTCGTTCTAAATCTAGTGGGGTGGCAAAGAAAAGTTATCATATGCAAGGTCGTGCTTTGGATTTTAGGCTCAGTGGCGTGAATTTAAAGGAAGTCAGAGATGCGGCGAAAAGCCTTCAAGCAGGTGGTGTTGGCTACTATGCGAAAAGCGATTTTATTCATATAGATACAGGTCCTGTTCGCAGTTGGTAA
- a CDS encoding TRAP transporter substrate-binding protein, whose translation MSLIQHSLKRVFKNVAVTAAACFALVATGATAADKVYRLKLAETWGPNFPVFGDATKNMAAMAEKMSNGRLQIRIDSANKHKAPLGVFDMVKSGQYDMGHSGSYYWKGKVPNTLYFTSMPFGMTPAEQYAWFYHGGGMELMEQVYSPHNLMSFPGGNTDIQMGGWFQKEINSVDDLKGLKMRIPGFAGEILAELGAKPTNIAPGELYTSLERRTIDALEWVGPSLDLRMGFHKIAPYYYTGWHEPGSELQFLVNKRTWNKLPEDLQEILRVAMRTAAYDMYTQATHESGKNWVSMKTEYPDVQVKDFPPSVMAALQEANDRLLAKHAEKDALAKEIQKSQSDYLQQVRSWTDISHRAYLNSQAKK comes from the coding sequence ATGAGTCTTATCCAACACTCACTGAAACGAGTTTTTAAAAATGTTGCAGTAACTGCTGCTGCTTGTTTCGCTTTAGTTGCTACAGGTGCGACTGCTGCTGATAAAGTTTACCGCTTAAAACTGGCTGAAACGTGGGGACCTAACTTCCCAGTATTTGGTGATGCGACTAAAAACATGGCTGCAATGGCTGAGAAAATGTCGAATGGACGTTTGCAGATAAGAATTGATTCTGCAAATAAACATAAAGCACCACTTGGTGTATTCGATATGGTTAAGTCAGGTCAGTATGATATGGGGCACTCGGGCTCTTACTACTGGAAAGGAAAGGTGCCAAATACGCTGTATTTCACCTCTATGCCTTTCGGTATGACACCTGCAGAGCAATATGCTTGGTTCTACCACGGTGGTGGTATGGAACTTATGGAGCAAGTTTATTCTCCGCATAACCTGATGTCTTTCCCTGGTGGTAATACAGATATCCAAATGGGCGGTTGGTTTCAAAAAGAGATCAACAGTGTTGATGACTTGAAAGGTCTTAAGATGCGTATCCCTGGCTTTGCTGGAGAAATCTTGGCAGAGCTTGGCGCAAAACCAACGAATATTGCCCCTGGTGAGCTATACACTTCTTTAGAGCGTAGAACCATTGATGCTCTTGAATGGGTTGGTCCATCACTAGATTTACGCATGGGTTTCCACAAAATCGCCCCTTACTACTACACAGGTTGGCATGAGCCAGGTTCTGAACTTCAATTCCTAGTGAACAAACGTACGTGGAATAAATTACCTGAAGACCTACAAGAAATTCTACGTGTAGCAATGCGTACAGCTGCTTATGACATGTATACACAAGCAACTCATGAAAGTGGCAAAAACTGGGTATCGATGAAAACAGAATACCCTGATGTTCAAGTTAAAGATTTCCCACCTTCAGTAATGGCTGCTCTGCAAGAAGCGAATGACCGTTTACTTGCTAAGCACGCTGAGAAAGATGCACTGGCGAAAGAAATTCAGAAATCTCAATCTGATTACTTACAACAAGTACGTTCGTGGACTGATATTTCACACCGTGCTTACTTGAACAGCCAGGCGAAAAAATAG
- a CDS encoding MBL fold metallo-hydrolase has protein sequence MSLKYQVVPVTSFSQNCSIVWCDETMEGIVVDPGGDVKQLAAIIEELGVKVVNLVLTHGHLDHVGGTEPLAEILNVEVIGPHKADLFWLQGLEGQSQMFGFPLCKAFEPNQWLEEGDLVTFGNQKIDVLHTPGHTPGHVILFSDEARLAFVGDVLFNGAIGRTDFPQGDFNTLISSIKTKLWPLGKDVTFVPGHGPESTFGRERVSNPFVADEMPLY, from the coding sequence ATGTCTCTTAAATATCAAGTAGTGCCTGTCACTTCATTTTCTCAAAATTGCTCTATTGTTTGGTGTGATGAAACGATGGAAGGCATTGTGGTTGATCCCGGTGGCGATGTTAAACAACTTGCTGCGATTATTGAAGAACTTGGCGTTAAAGTTGTTAATTTGGTATTAACTCACGGGCACTTAGATCATGTTGGTGGAACTGAGCCACTGGCTGAAATCTTGAATGTAGAGGTTATAGGCCCGCATAAAGCTGACCTTTTCTGGCTGCAAGGTCTGGAAGGGCAAAGCCAAATGTTTGGCTTCCCGCTTTGTAAAGCATTCGAACCTAATCAGTGGCTTGAAGAAGGTGACCTAGTTACGTTTGGTAATCAGAAAATTGATGTTCTTCATACTCCTGGTCACACGCCTGGTCACGTTATTTTATTTAGTGATGAAGCACGCTTGGCTTTCGTTGGTGATGTATTGTTCAACGGTGCTATCGGTCGTACTGACTTTCCCCAAGGTGACTTTAACACTCTGATATCATCAATTAAGACAAAGTTATGGCCACTCGGAAAAGACGTAACGTTTGTTCCAGGTCACGGGCCTGAGTCTACATTTGGACGAGAGCGGGTATCTAACCCATTTGTAGCTGATGAAATGCCATTGTACTAA
- a CDS encoding TRAP transporter small permease subunit produces the protein MRSLIYIERLFNRIGDALGWLSSMLFILLVANVVYDVVMRYAFNDVSIAFQEMEWHLFSAVFLLGVPYAIKAGGHVRVDVFYERLSFKAQAIIDLLGTFIFLLPFCLLVGWYGIDFARESYELGEISGDPGGLHYRWIIKAMIPLSFFLMALSGVGLILHSLNKIINPHLVHANFNQPK, from the coding sequence ATGAGAAGTTTGATTTACATTGAGCGACTGTTTAACCGCATTGGTGATGCACTTGGCTGGTTATCCAGCATGCTATTTATACTGTTGGTTGCGAATGTGGTTTATGACGTTGTGATGCGTTATGCCTTTAATGATGTTTCAATCGCTTTCCAAGAGATGGAGTGGCATTTATTTTCAGCAGTATTTTTATTAGGTGTTCCATACGCGATAAAGGCTGGTGGGCATGTACGTGTGGATGTATTTTACGAAAGACTTTCCTTCAAAGCACAAGCCATTATTGATTTACTCGGCACTTTCATTTTCTTACTTCCTTTTTGCCTGCTTGTTGGTTGGTATGGAATCGATTTTGCGAGAGAAAGTTACGAATTAGGTGAGATCTCAGGAGACCCTGGAGGTCTGCATTACCGCTGGATAATTAAAGCTATGATTCCGCTTTCTTTCTTCTTAATGGCACTCAGTGGTGTCGGGCTTATTCTGCATTCGTTGAATAAGATTATTAACCCTCATTTAGTTCATGCGAACTTTAATCAGCCTAAATAG
- a CDS encoding di-heme oxidoreductase family protein — protein sequence MKSYLTASLLISLFAMSPLHAHEVYSGGKTTTKKEGANAFSMPATNLPMTKRLDFSVGNSFFRNPWVPAPASTDARDGLGPLFNTNGCQNCHIKDGRGHAPEAGDKHAVSMLVRLSIPAETAAQRQAFIRDGGIPEPTYGGQLQDFALQGVKPEGKVNISYTEVPVKFDDGTVVSLRKPSLTITELAFGDMHPKTEFSARVAPPMIGLGLLESIPEKTILGFIEQQKSENLGVSGKANKVLDVQTDELTLGRFGWKAGQPNLMQQNAAAFNGDLGLTSNLFPNENCTANQSTCTDFPNGGSPEVSDNILDFVEFYSQHLAVPIRRNVDNPQVIQGKQLFKDIGCQSCHQAEIRTAERADLPALSKQLISPYTDMLLHDMGEGLADNRPEYLANGQEWRTTPLWGLGYTKEVNGHTFLLHDGRARNIMEAILWHGGEAQNAKQKVLSLNAKEREALVAFLESL from the coding sequence ATGAAGTCGTATCTCACCGCCTCGCTACTTATCTCACTGTTCGCAATGTCTCCCTTACACGCCCATGAAGTGTATTCAGGAGGGAAAACCACTACTAAAAAAGAAGGCGCTAATGCGTTTTCAATGCCGGCAACTAACTTACCTATGACTAAGCGATTAGACTTTAGTGTTGGTAATAGTTTCTTTAGAAACCCATGGGTCCCTGCACCAGCTTCTACAGACGCTCGTGATGGGTTAGGCCCTTTGTTTAATACGAATGGTTGCCAAAATTGCCACATTAAAGATGGTAGAGGGCATGCACCTGAAGCAGGAGATAAACACGCTGTTTCCATGCTGGTTCGATTAAGCATTCCAGCTGAAACTGCCGCTCAAAGACAAGCTTTCATTCGAGATGGTGGCATCCCTGAACCTACTTATGGCGGTCAGCTTCAAGATTTTGCTCTGCAAGGCGTAAAACCCGAAGGGAAGGTGAATATTAGCTACACAGAAGTTCCTGTTAAATTTGATGATGGAACGGTGGTGAGCTTACGTAAACCTAGCCTAACTATTACTGAGCTAGCGTTTGGCGATATGCACCCAAAAACTGAATTTTCAGCTCGTGTAGCACCGCCTATGATTGGTCTTGGCTTATTAGAAAGCATTCCTGAAAAAACGATTCTAGGCTTTATTGAGCAGCAAAAATCCGAAAACCTTGGTGTATCGGGTAAAGCGAACAAAGTGCTTGATGTTCAAACCGATGAGCTCACGCTTGGTCGGTTTGGGTGGAAAGCTGGGCAACCAAATTTGATGCAACAAAATGCTGCAGCATTTAATGGTGACTTAGGTTTGACGAGTAATCTATTCCCTAATGAAAACTGTACAGCGAACCAATCTACGTGTACCGACTTTCCAAATGGTGGTTCACCAGAAGTAAGTGATAACATCCTTGATTTTGTAGAATTTTATTCCCAACATCTGGCGGTACCAATTCGACGTAATGTCGATAATCCACAAGTGATTCAAGGTAAGCAACTCTTTAAAGATATTGGCTGCCAAAGCTGCCATCAAGCTGAGATAAGAACAGCAGAACGTGCTGACTTACCTGCGTTATCTAAGCAGCTGATCAGCCCATATACTGATATGTTGTTGCACGATATGGGCGAAGGTCTCGCCGACAACCGACCGGAATATTTAGCGAATGGTCAAGAATGGCGTACTACACCACTTTGGGGGTTAGGCTATACCAAAGAAGTGAATGGGCACACATTCTTACTACATGATGGTCGTGCCAGAAATATTATGGAAGCGATTCTATGGCATGGAGGAGAAGCTCAAAATGCTAAACAAAAAGTGCTGAGCCTAAATGCTAAAGAGCGAGAGGCACTTGTCGCGTTCTTGGAATCTTTATAA
- a CDS encoding DUF1513 domain-containing protein: MVTNQTRRSLLKAALLGAAVPVLPFGCSSVSPQTNREPALIGCSLQGKQKYSAVVADKWGMPIQTLAIPERGHGVAIRPNNSSGLNQAVVFARRPGNFFMVFDYKTGQQVHLSVKGKNRHYYGHGVFSLDGSLLYATEGVSSTSQGVIGVYDALNGYNKIDEFSGFGIGPHEVIIMPDGRLAIGVGGVHTDGRTPKNLNTMQPTLSYLSATGELLEQVELADKQLSIRHLAHDGDETVLCGQQYRGEPDEYPALLAMHTQGGRLEQLKAEPEQWARFNHYIASIAASDKWIIATSPRGNCYGIWSKQTKELVELSSLTDASGAVFMGDEFRLSSGAGDVISQAEPSEKTTIQTLTQWDNHWSSI, from the coding sequence ATGGTGACTAATCAAACTCGGCGTTCATTACTTAAAGCAGCGCTGCTGGGTGCTGCTGTTCCAGTACTTCCTTTTGGCTGCTCTAGTGTATCTCCTCAAACAAATCGTGAGCCGGCTTTGATCGGATGTTCGCTTCAAGGTAAGCAAAAGTATTCGGCAGTTGTGGCAGATAAGTGGGGAATGCCTATTCAAACCCTTGCCATTCCGGAGCGCGGTCATGGTGTGGCAATTCGACCTAATAACTCCTCAGGTTTAAATCAAGCTGTAGTGTTTGCTCGTAGACCGGGCAACTTTTTTATGGTGTTTGATTATAAAACGGGTCAGCAGGTTCATTTGTCAGTAAAAGGGAAGAATAGACACTATTATGGTCATGGTGTCTTTTCGCTTGATGGTTCTCTCTTATACGCTACTGAAGGGGTTTCAAGTACAAGCCAAGGTGTAATTGGCGTTTATGATGCACTTAATGGCTATAATAAGATAGATGAATTCAGTGGCTTTGGCATTGGACCTCACGAGGTTATCATTATGCCAGATGGTCGCTTAGCAATTGGAGTAGGTGGCGTACATACAGATGGTCGAACGCCTAAAAACTTAAATACAATGCAGCCAACGTTGAGTTATTTGTCTGCGACAGGTGAATTACTTGAGCAAGTTGAATTAGCAGATAAGCAGCTTAGTATTAGGCACCTTGCTCATGATGGAGATGAAACGGTACTTTGTGGTCAGCAGTACCGCGGGGAACCCGATGAATACCCTGCATTATTAGCTATGCATACTCAGGGTGGCCGTTTAGAGCAGTTAAAAGCGGAGCCTGAACAGTGGGCGAGATTTAACCATTACATTGCGAGTATTGCTGCTTCAGATAAATGGATTATCGCGACTTCTCCACGAGGTAACTGCTATGGAATTTGGTCTAAGCAGACAAAAGAATTGGTTGAGTTGTCTTCCTTAACTGACGCTTCAGGCGCTGTATTCATGGGAGATGAATTCAGGCTGAGCTCTGGGGCTGGTGATGTTATTAGCCAAGCTGAACCATCGGAAAAAACAACCATTCAAACACTCACTCAATGGGATAACCACTGGTCTTCGATCTAG
- a CDS encoding L,D-transpeptidase family protein: protein MLVRLFGGLLLLTSFQVWSLTGLYERGWIPESSSLKFYVLYPELTESFYTDSSSALLWNDSEASEMLEFQLSIIDRSEISPLFERQLQRLRYYREQELWFEHDILSMDTLIFYLSYSENAPLIGKPWYFEDKLHAKLPKPSPHLLFNLKRNLESNTLKEFVLSYAPPVGDYKQFKHSYSLLEDSIVEPIELYHQLGLKRKGDELLDRSSLIKRMSLVGINTQLIEPDIVYFDETLEVALLDFQAMHGLKADGVIGPKTMAWINMSPERRLHSLSLNAERARLWPQERDSMILVNVPSFDMKYWSDGEEVFESKVVVGKLSRKTPLLTTKLDSVILNPTWNVPWKIMVEDILPKVKADNTYLQRHNFEVIEKWRSPESLNPDDIDWASINPRAFPYKMRQQAGVKNALGLYKFNTPNRRAIYLHDTPSKGLFDTDRRAYSSGCVRVEDAEEFAELLIQKHTKKNFEDSTALKANTRVQLRKRIPVHIIYQTVLFEDEGIQYRSDIYKYDSMSNEG, encoded by the coding sequence ATGTTAGTGAGATTGTTTGGCGGATTATTACTTCTGACTTCTTTTCAAGTTTGGAGTTTGACGGGCTTATATGAGAGAGGGTGGATACCTGAAAGTTCCTCTCTTAAATTTTATGTTCTTTATCCTGAACTCACAGAAAGCTTTTATACTGATTCATCTTCTGCCTTATTGTGGAATGACTCTGAAGCTTCTGAAATGCTTGAATTTCAACTATCAATTATCGACCGTTCTGAGATAAGTCCTTTATTTGAGCGTCAGTTGCAAAGGCTGAGATATTATAGAGAGCAAGAGCTTTGGTTTGAGCATGATATCCTTTCAATGGATACTCTGATCTTTTACCTCAGTTATTCTGAAAATGCACCTTTGATAGGTAAGCCTTGGTATTTTGAGGATAAACTTCATGCAAAGCTTCCTAAGCCTTCCCCACACTTGTTGTTCAACCTAAAGCGAAACTTGGAATCCAATACTCTCAAGGAGTTTGTGCTTTCTTATGCGCCCCCTGTCGGCGATTATAAGCAATTTAAACATTCATATTCACTTTTGGAAGATTCTATTGTCGAGCCTATTGAACTTTATCATCAGTTGGGACTAAAACGTAAAGGTGACGAGTTACTTGACCGAAGCTCTCTGATTAAAAGAATGTCTTTAGTCGGCATTAATACCCAGTTGATTGAACCAGATATTGTTTATTTTGATGAAACACTCGAAGTTGCACTATTAGATTTTCAGGCTATGCATGGTTTAAAGGCTGATGGAGTTATAGGACCTAAAACGATGGCGTGGATAAACATGAGCCCAGAAAGGCGCTTACATAGTTTATCGCTAAATGCCGAGCGGGCTAGATTATGGCCGCAGGAACGAGACTCCATGATTCTAGTTAATGTACCTAGTTTTGATATGAAATATTGGTCTGATGGTGAGGAAGTGTTTGAGTCTAAAGTTGTGGTTGGAAAGCTATCTAGAAAGACACCATTATTAACGACAAAATTGGATTCTGTGATTTTGAATCCGACTTGGAATGTGCCTTGGAAAATAATGGTTGAAGACATATTGCCTAAAGTTAAAGCGGATAATACTTATCTACAAAGGCACAATTTTGAAGTTATTGAAAAATGGCGCTCACCTGAGTCATTGAATCCTGATGATATTGATTGGGCAAGTATTAACCCTAGAGCATTCCCATATAAGATGCGGCAGCAAGCAGGAGTGAAAAATGCGCTAGGGTTATACAAATTTAACACCCCTAATCGACGTGCTATTTATCTACACGATACCCCAAGTAAAGGTTTATTCGATACTGACCGACGGGCATACAGCTCTGGCTGTGTTCGAGTGGAGGATGCTGAAGAGTTCGCAGAGTTATTAATACAGAAGCATACAAAGAAAAATTTTGAAGACAGCACGGCTCTCAAAGCAAATACTAGAGTTCAGTTAAGAAAGCGCATTCCAGTGCATATTATTTACCAAACGGTTTTATTTGAAGATGAAGGTATCCAGTACCGGAGTGATATTTACAAATACGACAGCATGAGTAATGAAGGGTGA
- a CDS encoding TRAP transporter large permease — MIGIIMFFVALFALLLGFPVAFTFGGIALIFGVWAEGFEMFAFMPYRIQSIMENTVLMAVPLFVFMGLVLQKTRLAEQLLESMGRLFGGVRGGIAISTVLVGSLLAASTGVVGASVVAMGLISLPVMLKYNYDKGLACGTICASGTLGQIIPPSIVLILLGDVLGVPVGDLFQAAIWPGVMLVGAYIVYILIYAQLNPESAQPIERDDSISRKEEVVKALKAIIPPLALIIVVLGSIFAGVATPTESAALGGAGAIVLAFLYGQFSWGMIFDASKETVKVTAMVFAILLGATAFSMAFTYTGGDYLVEEWMLAIPGDKWGFLIITMLVILILGFFIDFVEICFIIVPIIAPVAELMGINMTWFAILIAMNLQTSFLTPPFGFSLFYLKGVAPKGVTTQDIYRGVMPFIAIQILVLASLLVFPGFYGM; from the coding sequence ATGATTGGAATTATTATGTTTTTTGTCGCTCTATTTGCACTGCTTTTAGGGTTCCCGGTTGCTTTTACTTTTGGTGGTATTGCATTAATTTTCGGTGTTTGGGCCGAAGGGTTCGAAATGTTCGCCTTTATGCCTTATCGAATTCAATCAATCATGGAAAACACGGTACTGATGGCCGTCCCACTTTTTGTTTTTATGGGCTTGGTTCTCCAAAAAACTCGTTTAGCTGAGCAGTTATTAGAATCAATGGGGCGCTTATTTGGCGGTGTACGTGGTGGTATCGCTATTTCGACTGTCTTAGTGGGTTCATTACTTGCTGCCTCTACTGGGGTCGTTGGGGCATCGGTTGTCGCAATGGGGTTAATTTCCCTGCCTGTAATGCTTAAATATAATTATGATAAAGGGCTAGCGTGCGGAACAATTTGTGCGTCAGGAACTTTAGGGCAAATTATTCCACCATCTATTGTACTTATCCTTTTAGGTGATGTACTTGGTGTACCTGTTGGTGATTTATTTCAAGCCGCAATATGGCCTGGTGTCATGCTGGTCGGGGCGTATATTGTTTACATTTTAATTTATGCCCAGCTGAACCCTGAATCTGCACAACCGATTGAACGCGATGATTCAATTAGCCGTAAAGAAGAGGTTGTTAAAGCACTTAAAGCCATCATTCCACCTCTTGCATTAATTATTGTTGTTCTTGGTTCTATCTTTGCTGGTGTAGCCACACCTACGGAATCAGCAGCTCTTGGTGGTGCGGGCGCTATTGTACTTGCGTTTTTATATGGTCAATTTAGCTGGGGCATGATTTTCGATGCATCAAAAGAAACGGTAAAAGTAACAGCAATGGTTTTTGCTATTTTACTTGGTGCGACAGCCTTCTCTATGGCATTTACTTACACTGGCGGAGACTATTTAGTTGAAGAATGGATGCTTGCTATTCCGGGGGATAAGTGGGGCTTTTTGATCATCACTATGTTAGTTATTTTGATCCTGGGCTTCTTTATCGATTTTGTTGAAATTTGTTTTATTATCGTACCTATTATTGCCCCTGTTGCTGAGCTTATGGGTATCAATATGACTTGGTTCGCGATCTTAATTGCAATGAACCTTCAGACGTCGTTTTTAACTCCGCCATTCGGATTCAGCCTATTTTATCTTAAAGGGGTTGCTCCAAAAGGTGTAACGACTCAGGATATTTACCGTGGTGTTATGCCATTCATCGCCATTCAAATTTTAGTATTAGCCTCATTACTCGTTTTCCCTGGGTTTTACGGTATGTGA
- a CDS encoding MarR family transcriptional regulator yields MRLAHKRKVQAKLQKRIKAAVANVEVAKAAVAPKSAKPVAEKVVAEKTVAAKPAVTKAVAAAKKVDVALTPKQQQVLDIVVKNAEGINPKGIGLEAGQEDAKAASWATGALKKLLEENLVAKEQLAGNKVIYKAI; encoded by the coding sequence ATGAGACTTGCTCATAAGCGTAAGGTGCAGGCTAAACTGCAAAAACGTATTAAAGCGGCTGTTGCTAATGTAGAAGTTGCAAAAGCAGCAGTAGCGCCTAAATCGGCGAAGCCTGTCGCAGAGAAAGTTGTCGCAGAAAAAACTGTAGCAGCAAAACCAGCGGTAACAAAAGCAGTAGCAGCAGCGAAAAAAGTAGATGTTGCACTGACACCTAAGCAGCAACAAGTACTAGACATTGTTGTGAAAAATGCTGAAGGTATTAACCCTAAAGGTATCGGCTTAGAAGCTGGTCAGGAAGATGCAAAAGCAGCTTCATGGGCTACAGGCGCATTGAAAAAACTTCTAGAAGAAAATCTAGTAGCGAAAGAGCAGCTTGCAGGTAACAAAGTTATTTACAAAGCTATCTAA
- a CDS encoding imelysin family protein → MSEKLFALPLIVAALAGCQSTNQGEATSTFHLDETKHVSHEVYVKQFESAVAFNTQAKLLEESLGQYCRTNDYSIDAVKMQWHQTMLAWMALQGQERGPAEALQESWNIQFWPDKKNTTGLKMSQLTRQDKTWTQAEIAQQSVTVQGLGALEWMLYDEKSPLLSEKSKGCMSAVAISQNLSVKSTNIADAWQVNPWVALDESRWESEYVALLTNQLDYSMKKLSRPLANIGKPRPYFAESWRSETSLSQLKANTQAMQSLYLAEGKGLDNILRERGLNDLADRVKSQFEQTLATWLDESSLFSMLQSKEGYRNVLAQYNKLERLKYLIHEEVAIELGIVIGFNATDGD, encoded by the coding sequence ATGAGTGAAAAATTATTCGCGCTACCATTGATAGTCGCTGCTCTCGCCGGTTGCCAGTCAACCAATCAAGGTGAAGCTACCTCGACATTTCATCTTGATGAAACAAAGCATGTGAGCCACGAGGTTTATGTTAAGCAGTTTGAATCTGCAGTTGCTTTTAACACACAAGCAAAATTGTTAGAAGAATCGCTAGGTCAATATTGTAGAACCAATGATTATTCTATTGATGCTGTGAAGATGCAATGGCATCAAACCATGCTTGCTTGGATGGCTCTTCAAGGTCAAGAGCGAGGACCAGCAGAAGCTCTACAAGAGAGCTGGAATATTCAATTTTGGCCAGACAAAAAGAATACGACTGGTCTGAAAATGTCTCAGCTTACTCGACAAGACAAAACTTGGACTCAAGCGGAAATTGCTCAACAAAGCGTAACCGTTCAAGGTTTAGGGGCATTAGAATGGATGCTTTATGACGAAAAATCACCGTTATTAAGTGAAAAGAGCAAAGGCTGTATGTCAGCAGTCGCCATTTCGCAAAACCTATCTGTGAAATCGACCAATATTGCAGATGCATGGCAAGTTAACCCGTGGGTAGCTTTAGATGAATCCCGATGGGAGTCTGAATATGTGGCATTACTGACGAATCAGCTAGATTACAGTATGAAAAAACTAAGTCGACCACTTGCGAATATTGGTAAGCCTCGCCCTTACTTTGCTGAATCATGGCGTTCAGAAACTTCTTTATCGCAACTCAAAGCTAATACCCAAGCAATGCAAAGCTTGTATTTAGCGGAAGGTAAAGGCTTAGATAACATTCTAAGGGAGCGAGGTTTAAATGATTTAGCTGATCGAGTGAAGAGCCAGTTTGAGCAAACATTAGCAACCTGGCTTGATGAGAGTAGCTTGTTTAGTATGCTTCAGAGCAAAGAGGGCTACCGAAATGTTTTAGCTCAATATAATAAATTAGAGCGCCTTAAATACCTTATTCACGAAGAAGTGGCGATCGAATTAGGAATTGTAATAGGATTTAATGCAACTGATGGTGACTAA
- a CDS encoding DUF2982 domain-containing protein, which translates to MNTRHLSNFTLPSWHYFIKPIGYFFALFFIFFLIYNEYRKPMLVTILTLTSILFSIYYFALRSHVMITLTSTHLQQHFFKGGWVVKWDNVQEVSICTFQQDGWHEPLPWIGIKLKHYKPYLDSICPKVACELLLSQRGLLYLGAKQAGSEAKFEDIVLDSNNYIDKSPAHTAYTGMLAMLANRMKHQRSYHGFDIFIATNEINMSGEEFVGLARRYLAAAELTNTNEMN; encoded by the coding sequence ATGAATACTCGCCACCTTAGCAATTTTACACTGCCGTCTTGGCATTACTTCATCAAACCGATCGGTTACTTTTTTGCACTGTTTTTCATCTTTTTCCTGATTTACAACGAATATAGAAAACCCATGCTGGTGACCATTCTAACTTTAACCAGCATTCTCTTTAGCATTTATTACTTTGCTTTGCGTAGCCATGTCATGATCACACTCACTTCTACACATCTACAACAGCACTTTTTCAAAGGTGGATGGGTCGTAAAATGGGATAACGTACAGGAGGTTTCAATATGTACATTTCAACAAGATGGTTGGCACGAGCCACTACCTTGGATAGGAATAAAACTTAAACACTACAAGCCCTATTTAGACTCAATCTGCCCAAAAGTGGCCTGTGAGCTATTACTCAGCCAAAGAGGGTTACTGTATTTAGGGGCTAAACAAGCTGGAAGCGAAGCTAAGTTCGAAGATATAGTTTTAGATTCTAATAACTATATAGACAAAAGCCCTGCACATACCGCCTATACAGGCATGCTGGCTATGCTAGCGAATAGAATGAAACATCAGAGAAGCTATCACGGCTTTGATATATTTATCGCAACCAATGAAATAAATATGAGCGGGGAAGAGTTTGTCGGTTTAGCTCGACGCTACCTTGCAGCCGCCGAGCTTACTAACACAAACGAAATGAATTAG